From the Pseudomonas baltica genome, one window contains:
- a CDS encoding DOPA 4,5-dioxygenase family protein, which produces MSIIHSYHAHIYYDASTLPQARALCEEAVRVFGLKMGRLHQRPVGPHPDWSCQLTVAVEDIGAVLGWLALNRNGLVVFTHPETGDELADHANHAIWMGAVRPLDLSIFG; this is translated from the coding sequence GTGTCCATCATCCACTCCTATCACGCTCACATCTACTACGACGCCAGCACCCTGCCCCAGGCCCGCGCGTTATGCGAAGAAGCTGTGCGGGTGTTCGGGTTGAAGATGGGCCGTCTGCACCAGCGCCCGGTAGGGCCGCATCCGGACTGGAGCTGCCAGTTGACCGTGGCGGTCGAGGATATCGGGGCGGTGTTGGGGTGGTTGGCGTTGAATCGCAATGGACTGGTGGTGTTTACGCACCCTGAAACGGGCGATGAGCTGGCGGATCACGCCAACCATGCCATCTGGATGGGGGCGGTAAGACCATTGGATCTGAGTATTTTCGGGTAA
- a CDS encoding anti-virulence regulator CigR family protein codes for MKLPKPLIAAMGIVLVGVTPLLQAAPGPDDRGQGGGEQHQQGPQGQQGQQQQQNHGQQGGGNGAGHGNQQSNRGNQGGNRPPQDFGPVRQTISQNRGSFGRGNPLPPNIHVERGRPLPRGYGRPLDAGALRHLPHYDGYQWRRLGSDVVLVAIGTGLVYEILDNVLN; via the coding sequence ATGAAATTGCCAAAACCGCTGATCGCTGCCATGGGTATCGTGCTGGTTGGTGTGACCCCGCTGTTGCAAGCGGCTCCAGGGCCGGATGATCGCGGCCAGGGTGGTGGTGAGCAACATCAGCAAGGACCGCAGGGTCAGCAAGGTCAGCAGCAACAGCAGAATCACGGCCAGCAGGGCGGGGGCAACGGCGCCGGTCACGGCAATCAGCAAAGCAACCGCGGCAATCAGGGTGGCAACCGTCCGCCGCAAGACTTCGGCCCGGTGCGCCAGACCATCTCGCAAAACCGTGGCAGCTTCGGTCGCGGCAACCCGCTGCCACCGAACATCCACGTCGAACGCGGTCGTCCATTGCCACGCGGTTACGGCCGTCCGCTGGACGCCGGTGCACTGCGCCACCTGCCGCACTATGATGGCTACCAATGGCGCCGGCTGGGCAGCGACGTAGTGCTGGTCGCGATCGGAACCGGCCTGGTCTACGAGATTCTGGACAACGTGCTGAACTGA
- the betC gene encoding choline-sulfatase: protein MKRKNILFIMADQMAAPLLPFYAPSPIKMPHLSRLAEKGVVFDSAYCNSPLCAPSRFTLVSGQLPSKIGAYDNAADFAADVPTYAHYLRRLGYHTALSGKMHFCGPDQLHGYEQRLTSDIYPADYGWAVNWDEPDVRPSWYHNMASVLQAGPCVRTNQLDFDEEVVFKAQQYLFDHIRNDGDQPFCLTVSMTHPHDPYTIPKPFWDLYADVEIPLPQNVPGQDELDPHSQRLLKVYDLWDKPLPRQKISDARRAYFGACSYVDSNVGKLLQTLEDTGLMDDTIIVFSGDHGDMLGERGLWYKMHWFEMSARVPLLVCAPGQFEAGRVSASVSTADLLPTLVELAGGQLEPGLPLDGRSFVGHLTGAGAHDEVFGEYMAEGTVGPLMMIRRGPWKFIYSEDDPCLLYHLGDDPHEREDLSQAAGQRDLFAAFLAEARAKWDVPAIRQQVLASQRRRRFVAQSLTQGTLKSWDHQPFVDASQQYMRNHIDLDDLERKARYPQPSPLE, encoded by the coding sequence ATGAAGCGCAAGAACATTCTTTTCATCATGGCCGACCAGATGGCCGCGCCCCTGCTGCCGTTTTACGCCCCGTCCCCCATCAAAATGCCGCACCTGAGTCGCCTGGCCGAGAAAGGCGTGGTATTCGATTCCGCCTACTGCAACAGCCCGCTGTGCGCCCCCTCGCGCTTCACTCTGGTCAGCGGCCAGTTGCCCAGCAAGATCGGCGCCTACGACAACGCCGCCGATTTCGCCGCCGACGTGCCCACCTACGCCCATTACCTGCGCCGCCTGGGCTACCACACTGCACTGTCGGGCAAGATGCACTTTTGCGGCCCGGATCAACTGCACGGTTACGAACAACGCCTGACCAGCGATATCTACCCCGCCGACTACGGCTGGGCAGTGAACTGGGACGAGCCAGATGTGCGCCCGAGCTGGTATCACAACATGGCATCGGTGCTGCAGGCCGGGCCATGCGTGCGCACCAACCAGCTGGATTTCGATGAAGAGGTGGTGTTCAAGGCGCAGCAATATCTGTTCGATCACATCCGCAACGACGGCGACCAGCCCTTCTGCCTGACCGTGTCGATGACCCATCCGCACGATCCTTACACCATTCCCAAACCGTTCTGGGATCTGTACGCCGACGTAGAAATCCCTTTGCCGCAAAACGTGCCGGGGCAGGATGAACTCGACCCTCATTCCCAGCGCCTGCTCAAAGTCTACGACCTGTGGGACAAACCGCTGCCGCGGCAGAAAATCAGCGATGCCCGCCGCGCCTATTTCGGTGCCTGCAGCTATGTCGACAGCAACGTCGGCAAGCTCTTGCAGACGCTCGAGGACACCGGCCTGATGGACGACACCATCATCGTTTTCTCCGGCGACCATGGCGACATGCTTGGCGAACGCGGCCTTTGGTACAAAATGCACTGGTTCGAGATGTCCGCGCGCGTGCCGCTGCTGGTGTGCGCGCCGGGGCAATTCGAGGCGGGCCGCGTGAGCGCGTCAGTGTCCACCGCTGACTTGCTGCCGACCCTGGTCGAGCTGGCGGGCGGCCAACTGGAGCCCGGCTTGCCGCTCGATGGCCGCTCGTTCGTCGGCCACCTCACCGGCGCTGGCGCTCATGACGAAGTGTTCGGCGAGTATATGGCCGAAGGCACCGTCGGCCCGCTGATGATGATCCGTCGCGGCCCATGGAAATTCATCTACAGCGAAGATGACCCGTGCCTGCTCTATCACCTGGGCGACGACCCTCATGAGCGCGAGGACCTCAGCCAGGCTGCCGGCCAGCGCGACTTGTTCGCGGCCTTCCTCGCCGAAGCGCGGGCCAAATGGGACGTGCCCGCCATCCGCCAACAGGTCCTGGCCAGCCAGCGTCGCCGCCGTTTCGTCGCCCAGTCCCTGACCCAAGGCACACTCAAGAGCTGGGATCACCAGCCGTTCGTGGACGCGAGCCAGCAATACATGCGCAACCATATCGACCTCGATGACCTGGAGCGCAAGGCACGTTATCCACAGCCCAGCCCACTCGAATAA
- a CDS encoding choline sulfate utilization transcriptional regulator — protein sequence MFESLGSLSLDLLRAFEAAARHRSFTAAAQELGTTQPAVSQQIKRLEEQLATRLFDRVYRGIELTDAGALLFEQVQLGLLNIDACLHRITAQSQHEVLQVSTDFAFAAYWLMPRLHGFHQLYPQVDVSLVTSERSYSMLRSDIDVAILFGDGRFNQGESHWLFGEEVFPVCSPKLLEGRATPLPVTALADLPLLHLRGESSHHWFDWTGLFRALDIPGAPASGQLRFDNYTLLIQAAIAGQGVAIGWRHLVDALLEQGLLCRPVEETARSPMGYYVVLPQRKRRGEMIDRFVEWLREEQVGGQWLRIDS from the coding sequence ATGTTTGAGAGCCTCGGCAGCTTGTCGCTGGATTTGCTGCGCGCCTTCGAGGCGGCAGCGCGGCACCGCAGCTTCACTGCGGCGGCGCAGGAGCTGGGCACCACCCAGCCGGCGGTGAGCCAACAGATCAAGCGCCTGGAAGAGCAGCTCGCCACGCGCCTGTTTGATCGGGTCTACCGCGGCATCGAGCTGACTGATGCCGGGGCGTTACTGTTCGAGCAGGTCCAGCTAGGATTGCTGAATATCGATGCATGTTTGCATCGGATCACTGCGCAATCGCAACACGAAGTGCTGCAGGTCTCCACCGATTTCGCCTTTGCCGCCTATTGGCTGATGCCGCGCCTGCATGGCTTCCACCAACTTTATCCACAGGTCGACGTCAGCCTGGTGACCAGCGAGCGCAGCTACTCGATGCTGCGCAGTGATATCGACGTCGCCATCCTGTTCGGCGACGGTCGCTTCAATCAAGGTGAAAGTCATTGGTTGTTCGGTGAAGAAGTCTTCCCCGTGTGCAGTCCAAAATTGCTGGAAGGCCGTGCTACTCCACTCCCCGTGACTGCATTGGCCGATTTGCCCCTGCTGCACTTGCGCGGCGAGAGCAGCCATCACTGGTTCGACTGGACCGGGCTGTTCCGCGCGTTGGACATCCCAGGGGCACCCGCCTCGGGCCAGCTGCGTTTCGACAACTACACCTTGCTGATCCAGGCGGCGATTGCCGGCCAGGGCGTGGCCATTGGCTGGCGCCACCTGGTAGACGCGCTGCTCGAACAAGGCCTGCTGTGCCGCCCCGTGGAAGAAACGGCACGCTCGCCGATGGGTTATTACGTGGTGTTGCCGCAGCGCAAACGCCGCGGCGAAATGATCGACCGGTTCGTGGAGTGGCTGCGCGAGGAGCAGGTGGGTGGCCAGTGGTTGCGGATTGATTCTTGA
- the trpA gene encoding tryptophan synthase subunit alpha: MSRLEQRFADLKAEGRAALVTFVTAGDPGYDASLAILKGLPAAGADVIELGMPFTDPMADGIAIQLATLRALEAGQTLAKTLKMVREFRVDDSTTPIVLMGYYNPIHRFGVEAFVAEAKAAGVDGLIIVDLPPEHDAELATPAQASGIDFIRLTTPTTDDVRLPTVLERSSGFVYYVSVAGVTGAGSATSDQVSSAIERLRRHTDLPISVGFGIRTPEQAAAIARLADGVVVGSALVDKVAKAANADQAVDDVLTLCKALADGVRKARVSQA, from the coding sequence ATGAGCCGCCTTGAACAACGCTTCGCCGACCTCAAGGCCGAAGGCCGCGCCGCGCTGGTGACCTTCGTGACCGCCGGCGACCCTGGCTACGATGCATCGCTGGCGATCCTCAAGGGCCTGCCAGCCGCTGGCGCCGACGTCATCGAGCTGGGCATGCCCTTCACCGATCCGATGGCCGACGGCATCGCCATTCAGCTGGCGACCTTGCGCGCCCTGGAAGCCGGGCAGACTCTGGCGAAAACCTTGAAGATGGTCCGCGAGTTCCGCGTCGACGACAGCACCACGCCGATCGTGCTGATGGGTTACTACAACCCCATCCACCGCTTTGGCGTCGAGGCATTCGTCGCCGAGGCCAAGGCTGCTGGCGTCGATGGCCTGATCATCGTCGACCTGCCACCGGAGCACGACGCCGAGCTGGCGACCCCGGCCCAGGCCTCCGGTATCGACTTCATCCGCCTGACGACCCCGACCACGGATGACGTACGTCTGCCCACCGTGCTCGAGCGCAGCTCAGGCTTCGTCTACTACGTCTCCGTAGCGGGCGTGACCGGTGCCGGCTCCGCCACCAGCGATCAGGTCAGCAGCGCCATCGAGCGCCTGCGCCGCCACACCGACCTGCCGATCAGCGTCGGCTTCGGTATCCGCACCCCCGAACAGGCCGCAGCAATCGCGCGCCTGGCCGACGGAGTAGTGGTCGGCTCGGCACTGGTCGACAAGGTCGCTAAAGCGGCCAATGCCGATCAAGCGGTCGACGATGTACTGACACTGTGCAAGGCCCTGGCCGACGGCGTGCGTAAAGCCCGCGTCAGCCAAGCGTAA
- the choX gene encoding choline ABC transporter substrate-binding protein: MMKISTIVAASVIGLASGGVYAAEQSCSTVKMADPGWSDIAATNAVATFLLEGMGYQTKIDTLAVPIAYGGLKDGLMDVFLGNWMPAQQGFYDKFIANGDVVQLAKNLDGTQFTLAVPDYVYNAGVHDFADLNKFADKFDSKIYGIGSGAPANLSLAEIIKKKEFDLGSWKLVESSEQAMLSEVARAVKREKFVVFLGWTPHPMNVQFKMHYLTGGEQYFGSAGSVYTLTRKGYADACPGVAKLLGNLTFTLEMENSIMAEVANKKVSNAVAVKDYIKANPAVLDKWLEGVQTIDGKDALGAVKAKL, translated from the coding sequence TTGATGAAGATATCCACAATCGTCGCCGCCAGCGTCATCGGTCTGGCCAGTGGCGGTGTCTATGCCGCCGAACAGAGCTGCAGCACGGTAAAGATGGCCGATCCGGGCTGGAGCGACATCGCCGCCACCAACGCGGTCGCCACCTTCCTGCTTGAGGGCATGGGTTACCAGACCAAGATCGACACCCTGGCGGTACCGATCGCTTACGGCGGCCTCAAGGACGGCTTGATGGATGTCTTTCTGGGCAACTGGATGCCGGCGCAACAAGGCTTCTACGACAAGTTCATCGCCAACGGTGACGTGGTGCAGCTGGCCAAGAATCTGGACGGCACGCAGTTCACGCTGGCCGTACCGGACTACGTCTACAACGCCGGCGTGCATGACTTTGCCGACCTCAACAAGTTTGCCGACAAGTTCGACAGCAAGATCTACGGGATCGGTTCCGGCGCTCCGGCGAACCTGTCGCTGGCCGAGATCATCAAGAAGAAAGAGTTCGACCTCGGCAGCTGGAAACTGGTGGAGTCGAGCGAGCAGGCGATGCTGTCAGAAGTCGCCCGGGCGGTGAAACGCGAGAAGTTCGTGGTGTTCCTGGGCTGGACGCCGCACCCGATGAACGTGCAGTTCAAGATGCATTACCTGACCGGCGGCGAGCAGTATTTCGGTTCGGCCGGCAGCGTTTATACCTTGACCCGCAAGGGTTACGCGGACGCATGCCCAGGGGTGGCCAAGTTGCTGGGCAACCTGACGTTCACCCTGGAGATGGAAAACAGCATCATGGCGGAGGTGGCGAACAAAAAGGTAAGCAATGCCGTGGCGGTGAAGGACTACATCAAGGCCAATCCAGCCGTGCTGGATAAATGGCTGGAGGGGGTGCAGACCATCGATGGCAAGGATGCGCTGGGAGCAGTGAAGGCGAAGCTCTGA